A DNA window from Dehalococcoidia bacterium contains the following coding sequences:
- a CDS encoding SDR family oxidoreductase, with protein MPRFDNQVAIVTGAATGIGYGIARRLGSEGASVVMVDFDGDLGEQAASELSSRGTPTLLTLGDVAEPETAERACQQALDEWGRIDILVNNAGIGGINGNIWELPVEEMDRVYRTNLRGVFSFTHSAIPHMLERDYGRIVNIASVAGKEGNPRMVPYSATKAAVIGLTKSVGKELAATGVRVNCVTPAVVQTRILDEFTPEQISYMVDRIPMGRTGEIDEIAALVAWLASEECSFSTGAVFDITGGRATY; from the coding sequence TTGCCAAGATTCGACAACCAGGTAGCCATAGTCACCGGCGCCGCCACAGGCATCGGATACGGCATAGCCCGCCGTCTCGGGTCTGAAGGCGCGAGCGTCGTCATGGTCGACTTCGACGGCGACCTCGGCGAGCAGGCAGCGAGCGAGCTGTCCTCCCGTGGTACGCCGACGCTCCTCACACTCGGCGACGTGGCCGAGCCCGAGACCGCCGAGCGCGCCTGCCAACAGGCGCTCGACGAGTGGGGCAGGATCGACATCCTGGTCAATAACGCAGGCATCGGCGGCATCAACGGCAACATCTGGGAGCTGCCCGTCGAGGAGATGGACCGCGTCTACCGCACCAACCTGCGGGGCGTGTTCAGCTTCACCCACTCTGCCATTCCGCACATGCTGGAGCGCGACTACGGCCGGATCGTCAACATCGCCTCGGTCGCAGGAAAAGAGGGCAACCCTCGAATGGTCCCCTACTCCGCCACCAAGGCGGCGGTGATCGGTCTTACCAAGTCCGTCGGCAAGGAGCTTGCGGCCACCGGCGTCCGGGTGAACTGCGTTACGCCTGCGGTCGTGCAGACCCGCATCCTGGACGAGTTCACACCCGAGCAGATCAGCTACATGGTCGATCGCATCCCGATGGGCCGTACTGGAGAGATAGACGAGATTGCGGCGCTGGTTGCATGGCTGGCCTCCGAGGAGTGCTCCTTCAGCACCGGCGCCGTATTCGACATAACCGGAGGCAGAGCGACCTACTAG
- a CDS encoding aminotransferase class III-fold pyridoxal phosphate-dependent enzyme, with protein MPTIEERFAEKFSGSVDWHRRGTELFAGGITHQTRFTSPFAVYIEHGQGPFKYDIDGNELVDYVMGNGSLLMGHSPEDVTAAVTAQAARGTHLGGATSHEIRYAEAVKNLMPNLERVRFTTSGTESTYLALRLARAHTGKTKIVKFHEHFHGWHDYVAPESGQALGGIPQEILDTVIVAPADAAAVDRILTEDNDVAAVIVESNGAHYGTFPLMNPTFLQDIREITTKHGVVFIMDEVITGFRLSPGGAQVRWDLEPDLTTMAKIVAGGQPGAAVGGRADIMELMAFREDPEWDTIHRVPQGGTFNAQPVTAAAGIATLEAIATGEVNARADAMASTRSSFATRSPDTLTASLRSSTSISAQTAPATAACATCRTSRYTTRCPGRPRGPFAGRCSSTAST; from the coding sequence ATGCCGACGATAGAAGAACGATTTGCGGAGAAATTCAGCGGCTCGGTGGACTGGCACAGGCGAGGAACGGAGCTCTTCGCGGGCGGTATTACACACCAGACAAGGTTCACGTCTCCCTTCGCTGTCTACATCGAGCACGGCCAGGGGCCGTTCAAGTACGACATCGACGGCAACGAGCTGGTCGATTACGTCATGGGCAACGGCAGCCTGCTGATGGGTCATAGCCCCGAAGACGTCACCGCCGCTGTAACGGCGCAGGCCGCGCGCGGCACACACCTCGGTGGCGCGACCAGCCACGAGATCAGGTACGCGGAGGCCGTCAAGAACCTGATGCCGAACCTCGAGCGGGTTCGCTTCACCACGTCCGGTACGGAGTCCACCTACCTCGCGCTGAGACTGGCGCGCGCACACACCGGCAAGACCAAGATCGTGAAGTTCCACGAGCACTTCCACGGCTGGCACGACTATGTGGCGCCCGAGTCCGGACAGGCGCTCGGCGGCATCCCTCAGGAAATTCTCGACACCGTGATCGTCGCTCCTGCGGACGCCGCCGCCGTCGACAGGATTCTCACGGAAGACAACGACGTCGCAGCTGTGATCGTGGAGTCCAACGGCGCCCACTACGGCACGTTCCCGCTGATGAACCCGACCTTCCTGCAGGACATCAGGGAGATTACGACAAAGCACGGCGTCGTCTTCATCATGGACGAGGTCATCACCGGATTCAGGCTCTCTCCCGGCGGAGCGCAGGTGAGATGGGACCTGGAACCCGACCTTACGACGATGGCGAAGATCGTCGCCGGCGGTCAGCCCGGCGCAGCAGTCGGTGGTCGCGCCGACATCATGGAGCTGATGGCATTCAGGGAGGACCCCGAGTGGGACACGATCCACAGGGTGCCGCAGGGAGGGACGTTCAACGCCCAGCCTGTGACCGCCGCTGCCGGCATCGCCACACTGGAAGCGATCGCGACCGGTGAGGTGAATGCAAGGGCGGACGCCATGGCCTCAACGAGATCTTCATTCGCAACGAGGTCACCGGACACGCTCACGGCATCGCTTCGATCATCCACGTCAATCTCGGCGCAGACTGCTCCTGCGACCGCGGCCTGTGCAACATGCCGTACCAGCAGATATACGACACGATGCCCGGGGAGACCACGAGGGCCCTTCGCAGGGCGATGCTCGTCAACGGCGTCGACATGA